TTGTTGTATCAGCTCTTGTTGTATCAATTGCTGGTGTAGGGGATATTAAAAAATTAGGTAAACTAGGTGGGAAAACACTTCTTTATTTTGAAATTGTGACAACAATTGCTCTTCTAGTAGGGTTGCTCGCAGCTAATTTATTTCATCCTGGTACAGGGATTGAAATGGGAGACCTTGAAAAAAGCAATATATCTTCCTATGAAGAGACGGCTCATACAGAAGAAAAGGGAAGCATTGCGGATCAGTTTGTGCACATTATACCAAGTAACATAGTACAATCTTTAGCTGAGGGAGATTTACTGGCGATTGTCTTTTTCTCGGTCCTATTAGGCTTAGGCGTAGCGGCTGTTGGAGAAAAAGGAAAGCCTGTGCTAAGTTTTTTTGAAGGCTTATTAGAAGCTATGTTTTGGATTACGAACTTAGTTATGAAATTTGCTCCTTTTGGAGTTTTTGCTTTAATTGGTGTAAACGTAGCGAAGTTTGGAATTGGTTCACTGATTCCATTAGGTAAGCTTATTCTTGTTATTTATTTAACAATGTTCTTCTTCGTTTTCGTTGTCTTAGGGATTATTGCTAAGATGGCAGGAGTGAATATCTTTGTTATCATCAAGATTTTAAAAGAGGAGCTTATCTTAGCCTTTACAACAGCAAGTTCAGAAGCCGTTTTACCAAAGTTGATCCATAAAATGGAGAAGTTCGGCTGCCCAAAAGCTGTGACATCATTTGTTATTCCAACAGGTTATACATTCAATTTAGACGGTTCTTCCATTTATCAAGCTATCGCAGCTATCTTTATTGCTCAAATGTATGGAATTCACCTGTCTATCGGAGAGCAAATCACTCTTCTCCTCGTCCTTATGTTAACTTCTAAAGGGATGGCAGGCGTTGCAGGTGCCTCATTTGTTGTTGTAATAACAACACTAGGTTCAATGGGATTGCCATTAGAAGGAATGGCTTTCATTGCTGGAATTGACCGTATTTTAGATATGCTTCGTACATCTGTAAACGTAGTCGGTAATGCCTTGGCTTCTATTGTGATGTCAAGATGGGAAGGAAGTTTTGACAAACAAAAAGCAGCAGAATATACGGCTTCACTTAAAAAATCGAATGCTGCTTAAAAAGAGATGGCTTCGCCTTAATTATAGCGTGTACAAAAACCTTTACTCTATTAGAGTAAAGGTTTTTTGAATATGTATTTTTAAATAATAAGAAAAAAACTTAGAAAATGCTAGGTTTAAAAACTTTTTTAAATTTGGTGTTTTTAACCATAAATAGTACGTTTATGCTTTATTAGTTGTACAAGATTCTCTAAAAGACTTTTTGAATGGTTATTAGACGGGTAAAGATTAGTAAAGAGACAGGGGGAGAAGGGAGGAGGAAATGCAACGAACAGCTAAAGGTAAGTTTGTGTTCGCAATTGGACTTTTTTTATTTATTATCGGCTTTGTTGGATGGATGAATTTTTTTGATTACAGCATTATACAAGACAACGAAATGGTGAAATTTACTGCTATTTTAGGGCTTCTTCTTATTCTGATCTCTAACTTCTTAAGAAAGAAGGGAGCTTAAGTGAGCAAGAGCGAGAAACGAGTACAACCCTCTCTTTCTAAGAGAGGGTTGTACTCGTTTTTATTTCATTCACCATACAATGAAATAAATGAATGGTGAAATATGTATTTTAAAATCTTTTAGAAGAGGAAAAGGTACTAGACTTTTATAGTAATAAATTACCATACCTTCCACATTAAAATTATGTTGACTTTTTAATGAAATGATGTAATAAATTAGTAATATAAGTTTAATATTTTAGTAACACTTTAGGGGGAGTAAGATTGAAAAAGTTTGGGCGCATGTTGCTAGCCCTAAGTCTTCTAGTGACGGTTATTATTCCGTTTCAGCACGCAGATGCTAGCAGCAAATTTACAGACGTTACTCTTTACGAAAAAGAGATTAATTTCCTTGCAGATAAGGGAATTATTAATGGGTATAATAATGGTACTTTTCAACCTGAAGCATCTATCAAGAGAATTCAAGCTGTACAAATGCTTCTGCGTGCAAAAGGAATAAAGGATTTAAGCGGAGCTCCAGATCCAAATTTTGCCGATTTGAAAAAAGGCGATTACGGTTATGAGGAAGCAGCTAAAGCTGTTCAGCTTGGCTTTATTTCTGGGAAGCAAGATTCAAAAACAGGTAAGAAATATTTTAATCCATGGGACACTCTTACAAGAGGGCAAATGGCTAAAGTTTTAAGTCTTGCTTATAATCTAAAAGGAACGACTGTTAGCGAGTTTTACGATGTGCCAAGCACAGATGGCTTTTACACATACATCAATGCATTAGCATACAATAATGTAACAACAGGTTATTCTAACAATACATTTAAGCCATATCAGTCTATTTCACGTCAGCATTTTTCCGTTTTTCTAGCTCGTACGCTTGATTCTTCTTTCAAAGAAAATGCGGCAAACCGTGTTATAACAGGCGGATTAAAGCCAAATCCACGCAAAACTTACGTTTATAGCTATGCGTTTGATGATAATTATAGCGAAACAGTAAAGTATACAGGTACAGATTCTGGCATTGACAACTGGACAGGCCGAGACACAGACGGAGAGACGTACGATTATGCTTATAGCGAAGATAAGGATGGCTTTATTGCTGGATGGCAAGACGGCTTTATTTCTTCGACAGTCCCATATCCGCTTAAATTAAATACAAAGTGGACAGATGATTTCTACGAAGATGAAGACCCTATTACATATGTGGTTACTTCAATGAACAAAACGATTACAACTCCAGCAGGCACTTTTAAAAATGCAATTGAAATAAAAAGCAGCCTTAACACGTCTGAATACTATGTTCAAGGCGTTGGACTTGTGTTAATGCTTGATACTTCTGTCAAGCCGTCTGAAAAAATACAAGAACTTAAAAAGATTTACTAATGTGAAAAGCTAGTAAGAGGACTTCCTTTTGCTAGCTTTTTTGTTAGATGTCAATATGTGTAGAAAAAGGCTTTAAAAAGGGTTCATTCTCATAAAAAACTAGCTTTTCTATTCATTCATGGTACAATACGAAAAGTAACTATTCTTCATAAAAAACATAGAAAAATGGTTTCGCATGTGCTGAAGCCATTTTTTGTTTTATGAACGTAAAAAGCAAGGAGTGCTAAATATGAGCTTTCAATCACTAGGGATTAGTATAGAAGTATGTGAAAGATTAAAAGCAGGAGGAATCGTAAAACCGACGCCAGTGCAAACGAAAGCGATTCCTGCGGTTTTAAAAGGACAAGATGTTATTGCAAAAGCGCAAACAGGAACAGGAAAGACCCTTGCGTTTCTTCTTCCGATTTTAGAGAAACTAGATCTTGAAGATGAAAGTGTGCAAGCGTTAATCGTTGCTCCAACGCGTGAGCTAGCTCTTCAAATTACAGATGAGAGCAATAAGCTCACTAAGCAGCTTGGTTTACCAGAGGCGCTTGCTGTTTATGGAGGGCAAGACGTTGAACGCCAAATGAGAAAACTACAAGGAAACGTAGGAATTGTAGTGGCAACACCAGGCCGACTTCTCGATCATTTGCGCCGAGGAACAATTAGCTTGCAGAAAGTTCGAACGCTTGTTTTAGATGAAGCGGATCAAATGCTTCATATTGGCTTTTTAAATGAAGTGGAAGAAATTATTGCTCAAACGCCAAAAAATCGTCAAACACTTTTGTTTTCGGCTACGATTTCGGATGGAGTACGTAAATTATCAAAAAAACATTTAAAACAGGCTGTTGATATTACGATTAAAGCTGAAAAAGTAACAGTTAAAGAAATTAAACAGTTTATCATTGAAACAACAGATCGCAAAAAACAGTATGATTTATTAGAAACGTTAAAAACACATAGACCTTTTTTAGCCGTTATTTTCTGTCGTACAAAACGCCGGGCTGGCGTCTTAAATGATGCTTTAAAACGTAACGGCTACAAATCAGAAGAGCTTCACGGAGATATTACGCAAGCAAAGCGTGAAAAAGTAATGAAGAGCTTTCGAAATGCAGAAATACAGCTTCTTGTCGCAACAGATGTAGCAGCTCGCGGTCTTGATGTAGAAGGAGTAACACACGTTTTTAACTACGATATTCCAGAAGATGCAGAAAGCTACATTCACCGAATTGGTCGAACAGGAAGAGCGGGCGGAAAAGGGCTAGCGATTACTTTTGTGGCTGAGAAAGACGAAAGAACAATGACGCTTATTGAAAAGGAAATTCGCTTTAAGCTTAAACGTAAAACAGTAGATGATGAGCCACTTCGTTCTCAACAAAAGAGAGCGCCTCAAGGGGAACGAAAGCAAACGAAAAAAGAACCGAAGAGAGAAGGAAAGCGTGAAAGTCAGGCCTCTTCTCCTCCAAGAGGGAAAAGAGGTAAAGGAACAGACTCCCCAAAAAGAGGGCGGAAAAAAGAAGATAAAGGCGGCAGAAGCAGCCGCGGGAGCAGAAATGATCGTCAAAGCAGCTTTGGAAAAAACAGCGGTCGCAAAACTGGAAAGCAGAGTCGTCCAAAACGATCAAGATAAACAGGGAGAACTTCTTCAA
This sequence is a window from Priestia filamentosa. Protein-coding genes within it:
- a CDS encoding DEAD/DEAH box helicase, with amino-acid sequence MSFQSLGISIEVCERLKAGGIVKPTPVQTKAIPAVLKGQDVIAKAQTGTGKTLAFLLPILEKLDLEDESVQALIVAPTRELALQITDESNKLTKQLGLPEALAVYGGQDVERQMRKLQGNVGIVVATPGRLLDHLRRGTISLQKVRTLVLDEADQMLHIGFLNEVEEIIAQTPKNRQTLLFSATISDGVRKLSKKHLKQAVDITIKAEKVTVKEIKQFIIETTDRKKQYDLLETLKTHRPFLAVIFCRTKRRAGVLNDALKRNGYKSEELHGDITQAKREKVMKSFRNAEIQLLVATDVAARGLDVEGVTHVFNYDIPEDAESYIHRIGRTGRAGGKGLAITFVAEKDERTMTLIEKEIRFKLKRKTVDDEPLRSQQKRAPQGERKQTKKEPKREGKRESQASSPPRGKRGKGTDSPKRGRKKEDKGGRSSRGSRNDRQSSFGKNSGRKTGKQSRPKRSR
- a CDS encoding S-layer homology domain-containing protein, with the translated sequence MKKFGRMLLALSLLVTVIIPFQHADASSKFTDVTLYEKEINFLADKGIINGYNNGTFQPEASIKRIQAVQMLLRAKGIKDLSGAPDPNFADLKKGDYGYEEAAKAVQLGFISGKQDSKTGKKYFNPWDTLTRGQMAKVLSLAYNLKGTTVSEFYDVPSTDGFYTYINALAYNNVTTGYSNNTFKPYQSISRQHFSVFLARTLDSSFKENAANRVITGGLKPNPRKTYVYSYAFDDNYSETVKYTGTDSGIDNWTGRDTDGETYDYAYSEDKDGFIAGWQDGFISSTVPYPLKLNTKWTDDFYEDEDPITYVVTSMNKTITTPAGTFKNAIEIKSSLNTSEYYVQGVGLVLMLDTSVKPSEKIQELKKIY
- a CDS encoding cation:dicarboxylate symporter family transporter, with the translated sequence MKKFGLATQIFVGLALGIAVGAIFYGSETAMAILQPIGDIFLNLVKMIVIPIVVSALVVSIAGVGDIKKLGKLGGKTLLYFEIVTTIALLVGLLAANLFHPGTGIEMGDLEKSNISSYEETAHTEEKGSIADQFVHIIPSNIVQSLAEGDLLAIVFFSVLLGLGVAAVGEKGKPVLSFFEGLLEAMFWITNLVMKFAPFGVFALIGVNVAKFGIGSLIPLGKLILVIYLTMFFFVFVVLGIIAKMAGVNIFVIIKILKEELILAFTTASSEAVLPKLIHKMEKFGCPKAVTSFVIPTGYTFNLDGSSIYQAIAAIFIAQMYGIHLSIGEQITLLLVLMLTSKGMAGVAGASFVVVITTLGSMGLPLEGMAFIAGIDRILDMLRTSVNVVGNALASIVMSRWEGSFDKQKAAEYTASLKKSNAA